One part of the Lycium ferocissimum isolate CSIRO_LF1 chromosome 8, AGI_CSIRO_Lferr_CH_V1, whole genome shotgun sequence genome encodes these proteins:
- the LOC132066437 gene encoding agamous-like MADS-box protein AGL80, giving the protein MISNSDESQRKARRITSLSKQANDLSTLCDIPIALIIFSPGETNPTIWPNEDEAKVIVTRYLSHTENEKFKNLVKLETYFSSKLEEKENNIRKTEQRNKEKKIEITFNRLYEGKVNIFDLDATEINELLKLSALTQDKLNDRKKRLEQQSHTSQPPSLLSNFE; this is encoded by the coding sequence ATGATTAGCAATTCAGATGAAAGCCAAAGAAAAGCAAGAAGAATAACTAGTTTGTCCAAACAAGCAAATGACTTGTCTACCTTATGTGACATACCTATTGCTCTAATAATTTTTAGTCCTGGAGAAACCAACCCTACTATTTGGCCAAATGAGGATGAGGCTAAGGTTATAGTAACCAGGTATTTGAGTCACACAGagaatgaaaagtttaaaaatttaGTTAAACTTGAAACCtacttttcttctaaattggaggagaaagaaaataatattagaAAAACCGAGCAAAGAAACAAggagaagaaaatagaaatcaCGTTCAATCGATTATACGAGGGAAAGGTTAATATATTTGACCTTGATGCTACAGAAATTAATGAATTGTTAAAGTTATCTGCTCTTACACAGGATAAACTTAACGATAGGAAAAAGCGACTCGAACAACAATCTCACACTTCTCAACCTCCATCACTTCTCTCTAATTTTGAGTAG